A single Helianthus annuus chloroplast, complete genome DNA region contains:
- the psbA gene encoding photosystem II protein D1: MTAILERRESESLWGRFCNWITSTENRLYIGWFGVLMIPTLLTATSVFIIAFIAAPPVDIDGIREPVSGSLLYGNNIISGAIIPTSAAIGLHFYPIWEAASVDEWLYNGGPYELIVLHFLLGVACYMGREWELSFRLGMRPWIAVAYSAPVAAATAVFLIYPIGQGSFSDGMPLGISGTFNFMIVFQAEHNILMHPFHMLGVAGVFGGSLFSAMHGSLVTSSLIRETTENESANEGYRFGQEEETYNIVAAHGYFGRLIFQYASFNNSRSLHFFLAAWPVVGIWFTALGISTMAFNLNGFNFNQSVVDSQGRVINTWADIINRANLGMEVMHERNAHNFPLDLAAIEAPSTNG, encoded by the coding sequence ATGACTGCAATTTTAGAGAGACGCGAAAGCGAAAGCCTATGGGGTCGCTTCTGTAACTGGATAACTAGCACCGAAAACCGTCTTTACATTGGATGGTTTGGCGTTTTGATGATCCCTACCTTATTGACCGCAACTTCTGTATTTATTATCGCCTTCATTGCTGCTCCTCCAGTAGATATTGATGGTATTCGTGAACCTGTTTCTGGATCTCTACTTTACGGAAACAATATTATTTCCGGTGCCATTATTCCTACTTCTGCAGCTATCGGTTTGCACTTTTACCCAATATGGGAAGCAGCATCCGTTGATGAATGGTTATACAATGGTGGTCCTTATGAACTAATTGTTCTACACTTCTTACTTGGTGTAGCTTGTTACATGGGTCGTGAGTGGGAGCTTAGTTTCCGTCTGGGTATGCGACCTTGGATTGCTGTTGCATATTCAGCTCCTGTTGCAGCTGCGACTGCTGTTTTCTTGATCTACCCAATTGGTCAAGGAAGCTTTTCTGATGGTATGCCTCTAGGAATTTCTGGTACTTTCAACTTCATGATTGTATTCCAGGCTGAGCACAACATTCTTATGCACCCATTTCACATGCTAGGCGTAGCTGGTGTATTCGGCGGCTCCCTATTTAGTGCTATGCATGGTTCCTTGGTAACCTCTAGTTTGATCAGGGAAACCACAGAAAATGAATCTGCTAATGAAGGTTACAGATTCGGTCAAGAGGAAGAAACTTATAATATCGTAGCCGCTCATGGTTATTTTGGCCGATTGATCTTCCAATATGCTAGTTTCAACAACTCTCGTTCTTTACATTTCTTCCTAGCTGCTTGGCCTGTAGTAGGTATCTGGTTCACTGCTTTAGGTATCAGTACTATGGCTTTCAACCTAAATGGTTTCAATTTCAACCAATCAGTAGTTGATAGCCAAGGCCGTGTTATTAACACTTGGGCTGATATCATTAACCGTGCTAACCTTGGTATGGAAGTTATGCATGAACGTAATGCTCATAATTTCCCTCTAGACTTAGCTGCTATTGAAGCTCCATCTACAAATGGATAA
- the matK gene encoding maturase K, whose product MEKFQRLDRSHYFLYPLIFQEYIYVLAHDHGLNGSILLENAGYDNKSSLLIVKRLIIRMYQQNHLILSVNDSKQTAFLGHNKNFYSQVMSEVSSTIMEIPLSLRLISSLERKGVVKSDNLRSIHSIFSFLEDNFSHLNYVLDILIPYPAHLEILVQALRYWIKDASSLHLLRFFLHECHNWDSLITSNSKKASSFFSKRNHRLFFFLYTSYVCEYESGFLFLRNQSSHLRSTSSGALIERIYFYGKIEHLAEVFARTFQANLWFFKDSFMHYVRYQGKSILASKGTFLLMNKRKDYFFNFWKSYFYLWSYPGRISINQLSNHSLDFLGYRSSVRLKPSMVRGQMLENTFLINNAIKKFDSIVPIMPLVGSLAKSKFCNALGHPIGKAIWADLSDSDIIERFGRIYRNLSHYHSGSSKKKSLYRVKYILRLSCARTLARKHKSTVRAFLKRFGSQLLEEFFTEEEQVFSLTFPRVSSISRRLSRRRIWYLDIVCINDLANH is encoded by the coding sequence ATGGAGAAATTCCAAAGGCTAGATAGATCTCACTACTTCTTATATCCACTTATCTTTCAGGAGTATATTTATGTACTTGCTCATGATCATGGTTTAAATGGATCGATTTTGTTGGAAAATGCAGGTTATGACAATAAATCCAGTTTACTAATTGTGAAACGTTTAATCATTCGAATGTATCAACAGAATCATTTGATTCTTTCTGTTAATGATTCTAAACAGACTGCATTTTTGGGGCACAACAAGAATTTTTATTCGCAAGTAATGTCAGAGGTTTCTTCAACCATTATGGAAATTCCATTGTCTCTGCGATTAATATCTTCCCTAGAAAGGAAAGGGGTAGTTAAATCCGATAATTTACGATCAATTCATTCCATATTTTCTTTTTTAGAGGACAACTTTTCACATTTAAATTATGTATTAGATATACTAATACCTTACCCAGCTCATCTGGAAATCTTGGTTCAGGCTCTTCGCTATTGGATCAAAGATGCTTCCTCTTTGCATTTATTAAGATTCTTTCTCCATGAGTGTCATAATTGGGATAGTCTTATTACTTCAAATTCAAAGAAAGCCAGTTCTTTTTTTTCAAAAAGAAATCACAGACTATTCTTCTTCCTATATACTTCTTATGTATGTGAATATGAATCTGGCTTCCTATTTCTCCGTAACCAATCTTCTCACTTACGATCAACATCTTCTGGAGCCCTTATTGAACGAATATATTTCTATGGAAAAATAGAGCATCTTGCAGAAGTCTTTGCCAGGACTTTTCAAGCGAATTTATGGTTCTTCAAAGATTCTTTCATGCATTATGTTAGGTATCAAGGAAAATCAATTCTTGCTTCAAAAGGGACGTTTCTTTTGATGAATAAAAGGAAAGATTACTTTTTCAATTTCTGGAAATCTTATTTTTACCTGTGGTCTTATCCAGGAAGGATTTCTATAAACCAATTATCCAATCATTCCCTTGACTTTCTGGGTTATCGTTCAAGTGTGCGTCTAAAGCCTTCAATGGTACGCGGTCAAATGCTAGAAAATACATTTTTAATTAATAATGCTATTAAGAAGTTTGATAGTATTGTTCCAATTATGCCTCTGGTTGGATCGTTGGCTAAATCGAAATTTTGTAACGCATTGGGGCATCCTATTGGTAAGGCAATTTGGGCCGATTTATCAGATTCTGATATTATTGAGCGCTTTGGCCGTATATACAGAAATCTTTCTCATTATCATAGTGGATCTTCAAAAAAAAAAAGTTTGTATCGAGTAAAATATATACTTCGACTTTCTTGTGCTAGAACTTTAGCTCGTAAGCATAAAAGTACTGTACGTGCTTTTTTGAAAAGATTCGGTTCGCAATTATTGGAAGAGTTCTTTACGGAAGAAGAACAAGTTTTTTCCTTGACCTTTCCAAGAGTTTCTTCTATTTCGCGAAGGTTATCTAGAAGGCGGATTTGGTATTTGGATATTGTTTGTATCAATGATTTGGCCAATCATTAA
- the rps16 gene encoding ribosomal protein S16, producing MVKLRLKRCGRKQRAVYRIVAIDVRSRREGRDLRKVGFYDPIKNQTYLNVPAILYFLEKGAQPTGTVQDILKKAEVFKELGPNQTKFN from the exons ATGGTAAAACTTCGTTTAAAACGATGTGGTAGAAAGCAAC GAGCCGTCTATCGAATCGTTGCAATTGATGTTCGATCTCGAAGAGAAGGAAGAGATCTTCGGAAAGTGGGTTTTTATGATCCTATCAAGAATCAAACTTATTTAAACGTTCCCGCGATTCTCTATTTCCTTGAAAAGGGCGCTCAGCCTACAGGAACTGTTCAGGATATTTTAAAAAAGGCAGAGGTTTTTAAGGAACTTGGCCCTAATCAAACGAAATTCAATTAA
- the psbK gene encoding photosystem II protein K, which yields MLNIFSLICLNSALYPSSLFFAKLPEAYAFLNPIVDVMPVIPLFFFLLAFVWQAAVSFR from the coding sequence ATGCTTAATATCTTTAGTTTGATCTGTCTTAATTCTGCCCTTTATCCGAGTAGTCTTTTCTTCGCCAAATTGCCCGAAGCCTATGCTTTTTTGAATCCAATCGTAGATGTTATGCCAGTCATACCCCTGTTCTTTTTTCTTTTAGCCTTTGTTTGGCAAGCTGCTGTAAGTTTTCGATAA